One Coffea arabica cultivar ET-39 chromosome 5e, Coffea Arabica ET-39 HiFi, whole genome shotgun sequence DNA segment encodes these proteins:
- the LOC113743915 gene encoding uncharacterized protein: MTDLLAHVVQQQGQPPIQQPGNPGHVVESEDRALERFQKFSPPKFLGGPDPDVAEKWLEKMIDIFAALHYSEERQVTFAVFQLEGAARSWWNVIRMKWDREQTPRTWVNFVRDFNAKYFPPLVQEKKEDEFIRLRQGTQSVAEYESQFTRLSKFAPELILTEQRRVRRFIQGLNVEIQKDLAVAQINIFSDAVEKALRVENARLQVRNFQVKKRGFSASSSNQGDKGTPPKFGRGAGGGRQPGMTRGTPPRGGHNGRGPQRSVSQGSSASVARGPCGFCGKPNHTEDNCWRKERK, translated from the coding sequence atgaccgaCCTGTTAGCCCACGTAGTGCAACAGCAGGGCCAACCTCCTATCCAGCAACCTGGGAACCCTGGCCATGTAGTAGAGAGTGAAGATCGGGCCctagagagatttcagaagttttcTCCGCCAAAATTTCTGGGCGGGCCAGATCCGGACGTAGCCGAAAAATGGttagagaaaatgatagatatttttgccgccctacaCTATTCAGAGGAGAGGCAGGTTACTTTCGCAGTCTTCCAATTGGAAGGGGCCgcgcgttcttggtggaacgtgatacgaATGAAGTGGGACCGGGAACAAACCCCAAGAACATGGGTAAACTTTGTGAGGGACTTCAATGCGAAATACTTTCCCCCTCTAGTccaggaaaagaaggaggacgagttcattagaCTCCGTCAGGGGACGCAATCGGTGgctgagtacgagagccagtttactcgTTTATCTAAGTTCGCCCCTGAACTCATTCTAACGGAGCAAAGGAGAGTTCGGCGTTTTATtcaagggctcaatgtggaaattcaaaaggatctggcggtagcccagatCAATATctttagtgacgctgtggagaaagctttgCGAGTTGAAAATGCAAGGCTCCAAGTAAGGAATTTTCAGGTGAAAAAACGGGGGTTCTCTGCGAGTAGTTCGAACCAAGGGGATAAAGGGACCCCTCCTAAGTTTGGAAGAGGAGCCGGAGGAGGAAGGCAACCGGGAATGACGCGAGGGACTCCGCCGAGGGGTGGTCACAATGGACGAGGCCCACAGAGAAGCGTCTCACAAGGAAGTTCGGCCTCAGTTGCACGTGGACCCTGTGGATTTTGTGGGAAACCCAACCACACTGAGGACAACTGttggaggaaagaaaggaaatga